In Mytilus edulis chromosome 6, xbMytEdul2.2, whole genome shotgun sequence, the following proteins share a genomic window:
- the LOC139526202 gene encoding uncharacterized protein — MTVRLLAIPLKFHFLVTCIAITTPLKEDLSPKIIMLNATRLEYNESGTIELNCSSSRKSIGNGAEFIVNGLTVEHISFRDNKCYNRKMEECITDHCQCFPIDKLYIYEHKDKLLATEVIVSCRMRFVDNKTSNIIKAVISLRFNGTVSVLHKYDVKMLKQDTDKNTDENKNNSSIDQISRWVPAMCGVLLVISAVSILCVCRVRRQRRRRRKHYFVSFVIH; from the exons ATGACTGTTCGATTGTTGGCTATTCCACTCAAATTTCACTTTTTGGTGACATGTATTGCAATAACCACGCCATTAAAAGAAg ATCTTTCTCCCAAAATAATCATGCTTAACGCAACACGATTGGAATATAATGAATCAGGAACTATTGAACTAAATTGCTCGTCTTCAAGAAAAAGTATTGGAAACGGTGCTGAATTTATTGTCAATGGCCTAACCGTTGAACACATTTCTTTTCGTGACAACAAATGTTATAATCGAAAAATGGAGGAATGCATAACAGACCATTGTCAATGTTTCCCAATTGATAAGCTCTATATCTATGAACATAAAGATAAATTGCTAGCTACAGAAGTAATAGTTAGCTGCCGGATGAGATTTGTTGACAATAAAACTTCTAATATAATCAAAGCAGTTATTTCTCTTAGGTTCAATGGAACAG TTTCGGTCTTGCATAAATATGATGTCAAAATGTTAAAGCAAGATACAGACAAGAACacagatgaaaataaaaataacagttcTATCG ATCAAATATCCCGATGGGTACCAGCTATGTGTGGAGTTTTGCTAGTCATATCTGCTGTTTCCATACTATGTGTTTGTCGTGTACGAAGACAACGGAGACGACGTCGTAAGCATTATTTTGTCTCTTTTGTTATACATTAA